Proteins from a single region of Echeneis naucrates chromosome 14, fEcheNa1.1, whole genome shotgun sequence:
- the akap10 gene encoding A-kinase anchor protein 10, mitochondrial isoform X1 has translation MSFFKRKAKSKEPERVADSKVNRAPVSPHSPSLGLRNHHAIQEAAGPSHVAINAISANMDSFAQGRTAILKKQPSHMEAAHFGDLGHSSVNYQPQETRSRLSKTVDQVLRDKVAMPHYMHFMELQGADHLVRFWLEAESFRSTSWSRVRAHSLNSVKHSSLAEPVPASSDGLEFPETAPHLPNALTRDISSAGPTVLSEQRDASSTEAGLRPGTPRAQTPSRQAPSRTGSPYKAQSNSTPRDSDQLMKSIEKEAVTIFTKYISPDAVRPIPITEQIRNDIVAKICGEDGMVDPNCFVIAQCVVFSILEQQHFTEFLRSHHFCKYQIEVLTSGSVFLADILFCESALFYFSEYMEKEEAMNILQFWLAADNFQNQLAAKKGQYDGQEAQNDAMILYDKYFSLQATNPLGFGDSVRMEIESNICREGGPLPDCFTTPLRQAWTTMEKVYMPGFLSSNLYYKYLSDLINSVRADEFVNVSTPGQSGPADNDRSSSNASEGSQTQHGARRAAIKILKNFDEAITVDVASLDPESLYQRPYAGKMTFGKVNELGQFIREAEPEPDVKKSKGSMFSQAMKKWVQGNSDEAQEEMAWQIAKMIVNDVVHQSNHDSPGKTTKL, from the exons ATGTCGTTTTTCAAGAGGAAAG CCAAAAGCAAAGAACCAGAAAGAGTGGCAGATTCTAAAGTTAACAGAG CCCCAGTCAGCCCTCACTCGCCATCGCTAGGACTAAGGAATCACCATGCCATCCAGGAAGCTGCAGGGCCCAGCCATGTGGCCATCAACGCCATCTCTGCCAACATGGACTCCTTTGCCCAAGGTCGCACCGCCATCCTCAAGAAACAGCCAAGTCACATGGAGGCTGCGCACTTTGGCGACCTTG GTCATTCCAGTGTGAACTACCAGCCCCAGGAGACCCGCTCACGGCTTTCCAAGACGGTGGATCAGGTCCTTCGGGACAAAGTGGCAATGCCCCACTACATGCACTTCATGGAACTGCAGGGTGCTGACCATCTGGTTCGGTTTTGGTTGGAGGCTGAGAGTTTCCGCTCCACCAGCTGGTCACGAGTCAGAGCACACAGTCTAAATTCTGTCAAACACAGCTCCTTGGCTGAGCCCGTCCCAGCCTCCTCAGATGGCTTAGAGTTCCCTGAGACAGCCCCACACCTGCCTAATGCCCTCACCCGGGACATTAGCAGTGCAGGTCCTACAGTGCTGTCAGAGCAGCGGGACGCCTCCAGCACAGAAGCTGGTCTAAGACCGGGCACCCCTCGAGCACAGACCCCCAGCAGACAGGCACCATCCAGGACAGGGAGTCCCTACAAGGCTCAGTCAAATAGCACTCCGCGGGACTCTGACCAACTCATGAAAA gtatAGAGAAGGAGGCAGTTACCATCTTCACAAAGTACATCTCTCCCGATGCAGTGAGACCCATCCCCATTACAGAGCAGATAAGAAATGACATAGTTG CTAAGATATGCGGAGAAGATGGCATGGTGGATCCAAACTGCTTTGTCATTGCACAGTGTGTAGTCTTCAGCATCTTGGAGCAACA GCACTTTACTGAATTCCTGCGGAGCCATCATTTCTGTAAATACCAGATTGAAGTGTTGACTAGTGGCTCTGTGTTCTTGgctgacattttattctgtGAGTCAGCTCTCTTCTACTTCTCTGAG TACATGGAAAAGGAGGAGGCGATGAATATACTTCAGTTCTGGTTGGCAGCAGACAACTTCCAGAACCAGCTAGCAGCTAAGAAGGGCCAGTATGATGGCCAGGAAGCTCAAAATGATGCCATGATCCTCTATGATAA GTATTTCTCACTCCAAGCTACCAACCCTCTGGGCTTTGGCGACTCTGTGCGGATGGAGATAGAGTCAAATATCTGCCGAGAGGGAGGACCTCTCCCTGACTGTTTCACCACTCCACTCAGACAGGCCTGGACAACCATGGAGAAG GTCTACATGCCAGGCTTCCTGTCAAGCAACCTTTACTACAAATACCTGAGTGATCTCATCAATTCAGTGCGGGCGGATGAATTTGTGAATGTCAGCACTCCAGGTCAAAGTGGGCCTGCGGACAACGACCGCTCAAGTTCAAATGCCAGCGAGGGCTCTCAGACGCAG CATGGTGCCAGAAGGGCAGCAATCAAGATCCTGAAAAACTTTGATGAGGCCATCACTGTGGACGTGGCCAGCCTGGACCCTGAGTCTTTGTACCAGCGGCCATATGCTgg AAAGATGACGTTTGGGAAGGTGAACGAGCTGGGCCAGTTTATCAGGGAGGCAGAGCCTGAGCCGGATGTGAAGAAATCCAAAG GTTCCATGTTTTCTCAAGCCATGAAGAAATGGGTCCAAGGAAACTCAGATGAG GCCCAGGAAGAGATGGCATGGCAGATTGCCAAGATGATTGTCAACGACGTCGTCCACCAGTCAAACCATGACAGCCCAGGCAAGACCACCAAG tTATGA
- the akap10 gene encoding A-kinase anchor protein 10, mitochondrial isoform X2 produces MSFFKRKAKSKEPERVADSKVNRAPVSPHSPSLGLRNHHAIQEAAGPSHVAINAISANMDSFAQGRTAILKKQPSHMEAAHFGDLGHSSVNYQPQETRSRLSKTVDQVLRDKVAMPHYMHFMELQGADHLVRFWLEAESFRSTSWSRVRAHSLNSVKHSSLAEPVPASSDGLEFPETAPHLPNALTRDISSAGPTVLSEQRDASSTEAGLRPGTPRAQTPSRQAPSRTGSPYKAQSNSTPRDSDQLMKSIEKEAVTIFTKYISPDAVRPIPITEQIRNDIVAKICGEDGMVDPNCFVIAQCVVFSILEQQHFTEFLRSHHFCKYQIEVLTSGSVFLADILFCESALFYFSEYMEKEEAMNILQFWLAADNFQNQLAAKKGQYDGQEAQNDAMILYDKYFSLQATNPLGFGDSVRMEIESNICREGGPLPDCFTTPLRQAWTTMEKVYMPGFLSSNLYYKYLSDLINSVRADEFVNVSTPGQSGPADNDRSSSNASEGSQTQHGARRAAIKILKNFDEAITVDVASLDPESLYQRPYAGKMTFGKVNELGQFIREAEPEPDVKKSKGSMFSQAMKKWVQGNSDEAQEEMAWQIAKMIVNDVVHQSNHDSPGKTTKV; encoded by the exons ATGTCGTTTTTCAAGAGGAAAG CCAAAAGCAAAGAACCAGAAAGAGTGGCAGATTCTAAAGTTAACAGAG CCCCAGTCAGCCCTCACTCGCCATCGCTAGGACTAAGGAATCACCATGCCATCCAGGAAGCTGCAGGGCCCAGCCATGTGGCCATCAACGCCATCTCTGCCAACATGGACTCCTTTGCCCAAGGTCGCACCGCCATCCTCAAGAAACAGCCAAGTCACATGGAGGCTGCGCACTTTGGCGACCTTG GTCATTCCAGTGTGAACTACCAGCCCCAGGAGACCCGCTCACGGCTTTCCAAGACGGTGGATCAGGTCCTTCGGGACAAAGTGGCAATGCCCCACTACATGCACTTCATGGAACTGCAGGGTGCTGACCATCTGGTTCGGTTTTGGTTGGAGGCTGAGAGTTTCCGCTCCACCAGCTGGTCACGAGTCAGAGCACACAGTCTAAATTCTGTCAAACACAGCTCCTTGGCTGAGCCCGTCCCAGCCTCCTCAGATGGCTTAGAGTTCCCTGAGACAGCCCCACACCTGCCTAATGCCCTCACCCGGGACATTAGCAGTGCAGGTCCTACAGTGCTGTCAGAGCAGCGGGACGCCTCCAGCACAGAAGCTGGTCTAAGACCGGGCACCCCTCGAGCACAGACCCCCAGCAGACAGGCACCATCCAGGACAGGGAGTCCCTACAAGGCTCAGTCAAATAGCACTCCGCGGGACTCTGACCAACTCATGAAAA gtatAGAGAAGGAGGCAGTTACCATCTTCACAAAGTACATCTCTCCCGATGCAGTGAGACCCATCCCCATTACAGAGCAGATAAGAAATGACATAGTTG CTAAGATATGCGGAGAAGATGGCATGGTGGATCCAAACTGCTTTGTCATTGCACAGTGTGTAGTCTTCAGCATCTTGGAGCAACA GCACTTTACTGAATTCCTGCGGAGCCATCATTTCTGTAAATACCAGATTGAAGTGTTGACTAGTGGCTCTGTGTTCTTGgctgacattttattctgtGAGTCAGCTCTCTTCTACTTCTCTGAG TACATGGAAAAGGAGGAGGCGATGAATATACTTCAGTTCTGGTTGGCAGCAGACAACTTCCAGAACCAGCTAGCAGCTAAGAAGGGCCAGTATGATGGCCAGGAAGCTCAAAATGATGCCATGATCCTCTATGATAA GTATTTCTCACTCCAAGCTACCAACCCTCTGGGCTTTGGCGACTCTGTGCGGATGGAGATAGAGTCAAATATCTGCCGAGAGGGAGGACCTCTCCCTGACTGTTTCACCACTCCACTCAGACAGGCCTGGACAACCATGGAGAAG GTCTACATGCCAGGCTTCCTGTCAAGCAACCTTTACTACAAATACCTGAGTGATCTCATCAATTCAGTGCGGGCGGATGAATTTGTGAATGTCAGCACTCCAGGTCAAAGTGGGCCTGCGGACAACGACCGCTCAAGTTCAAATGCCAGCGAGGGCTCTCAGACGCAG CATGGTGCCAGAAGGGCAGCAATCAAGATCCTGAAAAACTTTGATGAGGCCATCACTGTGGACGTGGCCAGCCTGGACCCTGAGTCTTTGTACCAGCGGCCATATGCTgg AAAGATGACGTTTGGGAAGGTGAACGAGCTGGGCCAGTTTATCAGGGAGGCAGAGCCTGAGCCGGATGTGAAGAAATCCAAAG GTTCCATGTTTTCTCAAGCCATGAAGAAATGGGTCCAAGGAAACTCAGATGAG GCCCAGGAAGAGATGGCATGGCAGATTGCCAAGATGATTGTCAACGACGTCGTCCACCAGTCAAACCATGACAGCCCAGGCAAGACCACCAAGGTATAG
- the c14h11orf54 gene encoding ester hydrolase C11orf54 homolog codes for MAEISRTERAELFTPDLEDLRGVLQAGLEDNFAEVQVSVVECPDLTQEPFQFPVKGLCGRPRITDVGGVPYLIPLVQKHKEYDMNIISKELELPGAFILGAAAVSSRIVGMNAELMPLVLTEMEGRNLVNSSYFSSINPADGQCLQEKYSDKFSGCHFGLLGNLYACEGKSGKVIEVRAKKRTGGHSLVTALRKTLEAQYPDKTLALGGTFIMQKGKAKIHIMPREFSVCPLDTDDDVNNWLKHFEVSAPLIFQSVLVSRDPGLDLRVEHTHGFSHHGEGGHYYIDTTPENVEYLGYFMPAEFIYRIDRPKESHVVGRD; via the exons ATGGCAGAGATCAGCAGAACTGAGAGAGCTGAGCTGTTCACCCCAGATCTGGAGGATCTGCGTGGAG TTTTACAAGCAGGACTGGAAGACAACTTTGCAGAGGTTCAAGTGAGTGTTGTTGAATGTCCAGATCTCACTCAAGAGCCGTTCCAGTTTCCTGTCAAAG GCTTGTGTGGAAGGCCTCGTATTACAGATGTTGGTGGAGTACCGTACCTGATTCCCTTGGTTCAAAAGCACAAG gAATACGACATGAACATTATATCCAAAGAGCTGGAGCTACCGGGCGCTTTCATACTTGGTGCAGCAGCAGTTTCCTCCAGGATTGTCGGGATGAATGCTGAG CTGATGCCTCTGGTTCTGACGGAGATGGAGGGCAGGAATTTAGTGAACAGCAGTTACTTTTCCTCCATCAATCCAGCTGATGGCCAATGTCTGCAAGAAAAATATAGTGACAAATTCTCTGGCTGCCACTTTGGACTCCTGGGTAATCTGTATGCCTGTGAAGGGAAGTCTGGAAAG GTCATAGAGGTGCGGGCCAAAAAGAGAACAGGAGGCCACAGTCTTGTGACGGCCTTGAGGAAGACTCTAGAAGCCCAGTACCCTGATAAAACTCTGGCTTTAGGAGGCACCTTCATCATGCAGAAAGGGAAAGCAAAAATCCACATCATG CCAAGAGAATTCTCTGTCTGCCCACTCGACACCGATGATGATGTCAACAACTGGCTCAAGCACTTTGAAGTCAGTGCTCCGCTCATCTTCCAGTCAGTGCTTGTATCCAGAGATCCT GGTTTGGACCTGCGTGTGGAGCACACCCACGGCTTCAGCCACCACGGAGAAGGTGGCCACTACTACATAGACACCACACCGGAGAATGTGGAGTACTTGGGTTACTTCATGCCTGCAGAGTTTATCTACCGCATTGACAGGCCGAAAGAGTCCCATGTAGTTGGAAGAGATtag